The genomic DNA GGGACGCAGGACGGATAGTAGGCGTTTCCCCCAGAATCCAGATGGGACGGCAGGAGATCCCTTCAGACGATCGCACAAAGGGGATGGCATTCGTTCTTGCTATGTTCTTACAACACTTGTTTAAGAGAAGATATTGGAAGCATAACATAAAGCCAATAAGAAGCAACCATTCCATTGTTGGCTACCTATCGTAACGATGTATCAAACCACAAATACCTATCCTCCCGCCCGAACTAACAAGTAATCTCAAACGACAGGCCACCGGTCAACGTCGTCCTGAATCGTGAAAAACCATGAAGCTATACTAAGGGGTATCATCTTCCGCCAGCTGAACAGACCCTTCATGAGCCATGATGAGAGAAACACTGATGTCCAACAAATTACGTTGATCGATAAGATGGGATCACTGACTCCCATCGTGAGTCGCTCAGTGCGAATCAACGAGTCATCATTTACGAATCTTGCGCATATGCAAGGGTGTTAGCATGTACAGATTAGAAGCGGATGAAGTCGTgttgctggaagagctcCTGCTCGCCATTGTCAGCTCCTTCAACGTATTCAGGCTCATCATCGAGGTCGTCAGAGTCAACGTCATCCGAGTCGATGGCGTCGTActcttcgtcctcgcttGACTCGTCAGActcttcctcgtccgcaGCATCTGCTTTACTCGCAGCATTCTTTCGAATTTGTCCAGCCCGGTCGACATGGGGCAGACGACAGCGCTTCTTGTTGCAGACGCCGCTGGCAGCATAATCTGGGCATTCGTGAACATGTCGTTGCTCACATTCAGCGCCCTTATCACAATATCCTAGGTTTGCAAAATCTCTGCATACGGGTGCGCCAGGTGTCACTCGCACATGAGAGTATCGACAATCTGGATTCGAGCACCGATTTCTCAGAAAATGCACACAAACAGGGGACCTGTGGGGCGATGGTTCATGAGATAAGTCGCAATTTTGACCAGCGCTGCAGTTACCAGTCTGCAGAAATTCCTTGCAAATGGCGACTTTGTTCGGATCGTGAATGAAGAGACATGATGGTCCTTTGTAACAAGCACCTAAAGCGGAAAGATCAGATCAGCTCTGGCAGCTCAAATAGTAGTAAATAGACCGTGAACAAGTGAGAGAAGGCAAGATTGCGGAAAATAgtttaaaaaaaaaaaagaaggggcGGAGCCTGGCTGGGGAAGTGCTGGTACCCGTCGAAGTAAATCGTTTACAGAGctcgtttctcttcttcactgcCGTCGGTTTTCTGTGATCACTGTGAGTTTCAGAACGCTCTTTGAAAGATATCGCAAACATTACCTTTTCGAGGTCACCGCTCCGAGTCTGTGGAGGTTGCCGTTTTTGCTCCTGACAAAAGTCACACCAGCAACCGTTACTTTCTTTGGTGTAATGTTGGCAGTATTCGGGTCATCTACTAAAGGTAAGCCAGTTCTTCTGCCCGCGGCAGCACAGAAAGGGTTCCCACCAGATACGCGAACCAGTTTACTGCCGCCTTTTGCAATTTTGAAAGGAATATCATTCAGATAAACCTGATATTCACCGTGAGGTTGGGTGGTGGCAGAAACCTGAGAGGCAGCAGTAGTAGCAAGATGGGGTCTGCCAAAACCCTGTGCGTAACGGAGAACTTTGGCCTGCTCTATCCGAGCCTTtttctcggccttggccttgcgAGTCTGCTCCATTGCCTTCGCTCTCGCCTGTGCTTCCTTATCGTAAATAGCTGAGTTGATCAGCTGCATATGACGGTCGCGTTTCGCAACCCAGCCGTTCGGCGTCGCCGATCGCGACTCGCCAGCATTCTCATTCGTTGGTACAGGGGTAGAACTGGTAGAATTCCCTGAGTTGACATTATTGAGGACGAGAGTACGGTGACGATGGGGAGCTGCAGAACGTCCGCGTCCGTATGGTCGTCCGCGATACGGCGCCCATCCCCCGCGCGCACGGGTGTGGCGTGACACGTACGGACCAGCATGAAGCTCGCTACCTTGATATGTTGGTGCTTGTGCCTGGGGCGTTTGGTTTTTGTGCCTGTTGATCTGGCCTAGAATGTATCAGCTGGCGGTAGAGAAATGAGCTGATAGAAGTGAGGATGCTCACCAGCTAGCTGGCTGATCTTAGCCATCAACTCTTGGTCTTCTGTCATGTTGGCCTATCTGTGTCAGAAAGGCAGGAAAGCCAGTCAGTTGTGCACATATGCTCAAGGCTCTATTGTTTTACTAATCGAGGGGAGGTTGTAAGGACAGTTAAAGTGGTAGTGTTCTGGTTTCATTCAAGGGAAGGTCCATGATATGGTCAGTTTGTGGCGGTGTTTCGGTCACGTGAGCAACTCTAGTTCGGTTCATGAATGTTTCACCTTTCCTTGATATATTGACTATGGATCGTGGTACTGTATGCATATTTGCTTTATGCCAAATGATATTGACGTATTTTATTCACACTTGCACCACCCAGTCTGATGGTGGAAATTAGCTATGTGATACCGGTGTAGATGACTCCAAACATCCATTACATATGCCCAGAAACCCCAGAAGAACGCCATGACCTGCTTATGCTACAGAGCTTCACTTCTTAGACAACGTCCTCAAATTTCATCTCATCGTTATCAGTAACCATGCCAGATGCATTGGCCTCCTCTTCTGAGCCGTCGTCAAAGTTGTAGTCGGTCCCAGGAGGAAGTTCCTCCTTTGCATTGCCGTAGGATAGTGCATTTGCGTAGTTGCTTTCCATGGCCTCAGGTTTGAGTTCCCAGGTCATGGCAAAATCGCCGGACTTGACCAGATGCGCAACCATCTCCAGGGTCTGCTTGAGATATGCCTCTGGCTGTCGGAGTCTCGCCTTGAGCGTCTTAAAAGGCCAGTATTTGTATTCGCGGAAGCACTGGTAAATAAGATCCAGTAGTTCGTTCTGCGGCATACGTGTGGTCTTGTTCTCTTGGGCTTTTGCCTTGACTGGCTTCGTAGCTTGCTGCATTCCGCATTAGTATAGTGGCCGGGGAAGTCATTTGAATCCAGTCAAAACATACCACAAAGGCACCCTTCTCTCCAGGCAACACATTTCTCGCTTGGAGAAGCTTGCCTGGAACCTTGTCAATAAACACAGTTTCGCGTTTGGGCTTTAGTGCTTCGAGAGCTCTCTTTTCCGACAATCGTCGGAATTCCTCGTTCTCGACTGGAAGGCAATTAAACTCTTCGCTGACACCTCCGACGAGGGCGGTTTGTTCTGCTGCAGTGTCAGTAGGGTATTTATCGCCCCCAACCATATAAACGTACTAGGCACTGTTCGCCGCACGTATGGCTCCCATTTCTTCCTGCgttccttcttccttgcatCGCGCTTCATGGCTTCGTATAACGCCGATCGGGCTTCTCCGAAAACCACCATGCGATTTTCATGACCAGGTATGTCTTTCTCGGTGAATAGATAGGTGTTTTGTGTCGCATGTGATGTTAGGTTCCCCGGGTTGATGGTCTGGCGCTGCAGTATGTAGTCCTTGGGAATATCGCGGTTGTCTTCTCGTTCGTTGAGACGAATACTGACCTACAGAGAGTACTTGTTACGACTGGGCCAgcaaacaaaaagaaaatacTGAGAAAATTCAAAAACACCAGGGCTTACCCGTTTGATATCATTCGGTGGGCCCTCTATTCTCATCGTTCCAATCTGTatctcttcgtcgtcatcgagaCTCGCCCAATGCTCCCAGAGCGATCGCGGGATGCGCGAAAGCCACACGTTCTGCCCAGCGTTTGAAAAGTCCAGGTCCCCGTCATCATCGTAAATATCCTCGTCGATATCAGCAAGAACAGTGTCTTTATTGTCAGGATCAGGTTTGATGTAAGGCGTCGGGGCGTCTGGGTCCGGCTTGACCTGGGCAAACATTATGCCGAATCCTCCTCGAGCAAAGGCGTGGGACTCTCAAAATCCTCCAGCGAGCAATATCAAATCATGCGACCGTATGTATCGTGATGACTGTGTGGAAGTATCAAGGCCTCTACATGGGATCGAGGTCTCAAGTGACGTGATGTTGAAGCTTGTCGCTCTGCAGCCGCTGCGTCCAAAGGAAGCTGCCGAAGAGCGGGTCCGCGAAGGCGGTGGCGCTATTATGACCAGTGACCACAAAGACACAAAATAGACCCCTCTATGAACAGTTCAACATTCAAGCACCCGATCCAGCTTCAGTTGAATGTCCTTTGCAGTAGTATGACTGCATATTTTACAGTGCTTGCTAATCATGGCTAGCTGATGCAAACTCGTTCAGCACAGTGGATGAGCTTTCCAGGAATGAACAGTGTTATTACCGACCAAGGTCATGCGAGCAGGAAGAATGAACTGCGCCTGTCTACTTTCCTCTGATACATTATTCAGGTGCCGcaatctttttctttctaccTCAGCGTCTCTTGATGAAACATTAATCTCGAGTGGGATTGAGGCCCCGCGGTCCGTCACGTCAGCTCTAAAGACCTCGTTGCTATTCTGTCACAAAGCTAGATGATTCCAGTTCTGAGTTCACTTCAACTTGAAACACAAGTCGATACCAAAGGATTATTGGCGTTTCCTTGTTTGTATGATTCGCTTTGGTGTATACTGCGAACGATGATTGTTTTTGAGCTCTGAAGTGTCACCTCGCTGATCATGGAGTCAACAAATTTCGTCTCGCACTGAGTCACAGCGGGAAGAAATCGGCTCACAAAATACTAGGGTACCGGAGCCTGGTTTCAATTAAGACGACTAATTCAGTCTGACTTGAGTTCAGCGATTTGGAGCCTTCAAACAGAACATACTCAACAGTATTTTGTAGAACACCAGAAGAACACaagctactccgtagagcAGAAATAGACAAAAGGCTTGCCACATGGACAGGATGTGGAATTGCAGAGTAGAACTTGATCTGAAGAATTGCCTCGGATAGAGTCAGTATGTCCACAGAGTTGGAGTCTTCTACGTTTTACGCATGGTTCTAATTCCCTTGTTCTCTCTGCATGTTGTATTGTTTCATGTCCCCAGCACGACCAGCCTTATCGATAAACGGAgctccaactcctccgcTCTTTGCCAAGCGTCACTTTCAACCCATCAAgcgctcttcttctcgcATCTGCTCGCTAATTGTACTACTATTGAATCAACTAATTGACTAGGCTTGCACTCTGCTCAAGAGAACCTCCCTTATGGCATCTCAGAGGATCGCCTCCGCACTCGCGGAGATTGAGTCGTCCACCAACCCACAGACCAAGCTCCAGCAGTACAACAACCTTCTCTCCGAGATCACGTCCACATCATCCGAACATGAGCTTGGCCAAGACCTCATCTACTATCTTGACTCGGTACTCAGCGAAGAAATTAGCATCGTAGCGGCGCGACCGCTTCTCGACTCCTTCATCGCCGTCCTTCGGAAACTCACACCCGAAACGCAGATCAAAGTCGGCCAGCATGCAGTGACACTGCTCCAGTCTCGGTCTTCATCCGTCGAGGAGCAAGACTCCCAGATTCGCGAGATTCTCGCGGACGCATACGAGTCCCAGGAGGAGTACGCGGCCGCCGCACGTGCACTACAGGGCATTCACATCGACAGCTCGCAGAGACTCGTCTCGGACGCCGCCAAGGTGCGGCTATGGATACGAATTGTACGACTATAcctggaggaggacgatACGACCAGTGCAGAGGGGTTCCTGAACAAAATCAAGAACCTACCCAGCAAGATCGAGGACCACGAACTGAAGCTCCATTTCAAGCTATCGCAGGCCCGGATCCTCGATGCGCGACGGCGGTTCCTGGATGCGAGCCAGGAATACTTCAATGTCAGTTTGGCCGGTGGCGTGGACGAGAGCGATCGGCTACAAGCGCTTGCTGCTGCGATCCGGTGTGCGGTCCTTGCCCCGGCGGGACCGCAGCGCTCTCGCATCCTCGCTACGCTGTACAAGGACGACCGTGCGACTTCCGTTGAGGAGTTCGGAATTCTTGAAAAGATGTTCTTGGATAGACTCCTAGATCCAGCTGAGATTGCTGCCTTTTCTGAACGACTAGCTCCGCACCAGTTGGCTCGAACAGCAGACGGCACCACAGTGCTTGACAAGGCTGTGGTCGAGCATAACCTCGTTGCCGCCAGTAAGCTTTACGAGAACATTACGACGGACGCACTGGGTGCGATCCTGGGTCTCAAAGAGAGCGGAGATATGACGGCGGGCGAAAAGGCGGAGGCCTACGCGGCGCGGATGGTCGAGCAGGGTCGACTGAACGGTAGCATTGACCAAATTGCTGGTGTGATTTACTTTGACTCGAGCGAGGGCGGGTCGGCCACTGCAACGGGACGACATATCCGGCAGTGGGATGCGGGGGTGCAGGGTCTCGCGGAAGATGTGGAACGGGTTGCAGCTAGTATTAGAGATGCATTTCCGGTATGTGCTCATTCAGTCTGGTAGCCGACCTGTGGCTAATGGTGTTTAGGAGTTTGCTGTGGGACAGATGGTGCAATAGAGCGCTATATCTGGAACGACTTGACGGCCAATGAACCCAGGCAGtattattttctcttctattgAAAGATATTCAGTGACTCAGATTCATTAGGCTTAATATATCATGTATTAGACACGTATAGGATTGCTTTGCATCACAATAGGGTAAACGAAGGATACCGGTCCACTCAGGTCGAGGGACTTGCTGATACCAGGATACATGACAATGAAGGACAGTAGGGAGACGTTATAATAACCGACGTTGATGATATAATGAGTGAAAGACAGATGGGTATATCTACTTTTAGATTACCGTCAAGCGAAGGAGTATTCGCATTTGGGTATAAGAATCATACTAGCTGGAGATGAACCTCCAGCGTCAGGGCATAATTGGTTCCATCCGGGTCGTTAGGGCCAACAAACTGCTCGAATCGAGGCCCGGGCCAGGGGCTAGAATGAATAGGGGCGAGGCTTTTTGGTTTCTCGCCATCTGGAGAAGTGGACTTACTAGTTCTGTGTGTAACAGTCTGGCAAAACACTGGAGAAAGCTCTCCTAGTTTGTCGACATTGGACAGGACGGGAGAACTTGGTCCGCGAATGTCTTTCAGAAGGAGCAAATTACTCCCCTTTGCTGCGTATATATTGGTGTAGGACATCATGTAAGTGATCAAGTCTGTGATCTGAGGGATGCAGCGTCCTGACTGATCTTGATGTCCGTTCGAACTGCAATGTCCTTAGGACTGAGGTAATCGTCTGGCGGGACCTCGGTATCGGTAGTGGCTCGGGACATGAGACCTTCCTCCATCTTAAAGTAGGCGGATGCAGGAGACTTTGGGCTTGACAAAGTGGCGAGGTGGGAGCCAGTGTAGTCGGTTCTGATGTAGTAAGGAGCCGTAGTCTTGCGGCTGCCAGACAGCTTGAGTGTCGGAAAGAGCCCGCGGATGATGGGGAGACAAGAGCAGATAAGCCCGATGGACGGCTCGATATGCGTCCAAAGCGTGGCCTGGTAGACAGTAAAGGTCGTATCGGATGTTTTGATCCAGAAGAGCACGACGATCCGGTAGATACTAGCGAAACAGACAAAAGCACCTAGGGCGAATACGCCATTCAAAGCGAGCTTGTCCTGCCATGCTCTTTGTAGCCCCCAAATCATGGGAATAGGCAAGGCCAATATGACGAAATCCATAATGACGTTGAAGGCCTGGTtgacgatgaagaacttGTTCCCGTCAAAACAGTGACCGTCAATGCTTTTGTCCCAGTACGCTCTGAGAGGACGGCACTGTACGGCACAAGCAAGGAAAATACCTGCTCCCCAGCTggcgatgaggatattgagAGCGAATGTCACTAATTGGAAACTTTTTGTGTTGAACAGCCGACGATAGAAGCATATGATGGAGATCTTGATAGCAGGACATAGTATGAAGTAGGTGAACTGATTCGACAAGAAGATCTAACCGGCAAGACTCAGCAAgacagcaagaagaaggtgacAAGGTAAATCGTGTTACTGACCTTGCCAAAGTTCATCATCGTTTCCATGTCCAAGTCTGCTTGATGCTGGCCATTGCCTCCAATGGCAACCCCTATCACATGTGGTCAGCAACTGGTTCGAAGCGCTGGACGCGATGGGACTTACAGAGAACCAATTCAATCTCCATGGCAATCAACATGACAATTGACAAGAAGCATAAGTAGTCATCTACTCCAAGTTTGACTCTTCGCTTGATCCTCGCAAAGACACGGAGGATGACGGCGAGCACCGAAAGGCCGACCAGTACCGACACAATAGCAATCATACTCTTCCCTCTAGAAGTTATCGCCATTTTGATTTGCGGTAACAGGTAAGGAATGATAATTTCAGTGGGGTCAAGAAGGATGTTGGGTTTGTGATTTCAAGGAATGGACGACTGTAGTCAGGGCTGATATCCAAATTGCGCTATGCAAACATGAAAGTCTATCAAGCAAGGTACACTATATAAAAGGAGTGACGAAAATGGAGGAGTTCAGTGAGACGGTATATAACTCCAGGACAGACAGCAATCGTGTATCACCGTTGCAGactggaggaagatggaaTCTTaggaaggaaaaggaacaaaAGTAACCGGGGAGGAGACAAAGCACCATGTTTTTATGTAGGTTAT from Aspergillus fumigatus Af293 chromosome 8, whole genome shotgun sequence includes the following:
- a CDS encoding CCCH zinc finger protein, which gives rise to MTEDQELMAKISQLAGQINRHKNQTPQAQAPTYQGSELHAGPYVSRHTRARGGWAPYRGRPYGRGRSAAPHRHRTLVLNNVNSGNSTSSTPVPTNENAGESRSATPNGWVAKRDRHMQLINSAIYDKEAQARAKAMEQTRKAKAEKKARIEQAKVLRYAQGFGRPHLATTAASQVSATTQPHGEYQVYLNDIPFKIAKGGSKLVRVSDDPNTANITPKKVTVAGVTFVRSKNGNLHRLGAVTSKRKPTAVKKRNELCKRFTSTGACYKGPSCLFIHDPNKVAICKEFLQTGNCSAGQNCDLSHEPSPHRSPVCVHFLRNRCSNPDCRYSHVRVTPGAPVCRDFANLGYCDKGAECEQRHVHECPDYAASGVCNKKRCRLPHVDRAGQIRKNAASKADAADEEESDESSEDEEYDAIDSDDVDSDDLDDEPEYVEGADNGEQELFQQHDFIRF
- a CDS encoding transcription factor IIF subunit TFG2, which produces MFAQVKPDPDAPTPYIKPDPDNKDTVLADIDEDIYDDDGDLDFSNAGQNVWLSRIPRSLWEHWASLDDDEEIQIGTMRIEGPPNDIKRVSIRLNEREDNRDIPKDYILQRQTINPGNLTSHATQNTYLFTEKDIPGHENRMVVFGEARSALYEAMKRDARKKERRKKWEPYVRRTVPKQTALVGGVSEEFNCLPVENEEFRRLSEKRALEALKPKRETVFIDKVPGKLLQARNVLPGEKGAFVQATKPVKAKAQENKTTRMPQNELLDLIYQCFREYKYWPFKTLKARLRQPEAYLKQTLEMVAHLVKSGDFAMTWELKPEAMESNYANALSYGNAKEELPPGTDYNFDDGSEEEANASGMVTDNDEMKFEDVV
- the csnD gene encoding PCI domain-containing protein, whose amino-acid sequence is MASQRIASALAEIESSTNPQTKLQQYNNLLSEITSTSSEHELGQDLIYYLDSVLSEEISIVAARPLLDSFIAVLRKLTPETQIKVGQHAVTLLQSRSSSVEEQDSQIREILADAYESQEEYAAAARALQGIHIDSSQRLVSDAAKVRLWIRIVRLYLEEDDTTSAEGFLNKIKNLPSKIEDHELKLHFKLSQARILDARRRFLDASQEYFNVSLAGGVDESDRLQALAAAIRCAVLAPAGPQRSRILATLYKDDRATSVEEFGILEKMFLDRLLDPAEIAAFSERLAPHQLARTADGTTVLDKAVVEHNLVAASKLYENITTDALGAILGLKESGDMTAGEKAEAYAARMVEQGRLNGSIDQIAGVIYFDSSEGGSATATGRHIRQWDAGVQGLAEDVERVAASIRDAFPEFAVGQMVQ